One genomic region from Falco rusticolus isolate bFalRus1 chromosome 19, bFalRus1.pri, whole genome shotgun sequence encodes:
- the LOC119159166 gene encoding uncharacterized protein LOC119159166 — protein sequence MRWGGNPTAAGFGAGYLTRRWAPRSRVYRAPGRGGNQVWPHECALKLPELPRCRWWHLQHLHRRAGQGELLGGAQGWQIPSPSPARGRAGAAKRAGIAWAAGISAGTNPAAPYQMLPPCLRSLRQPSWVQLVLSGPLSPRLDASQWISMSHSNAEKLMIKKDFSLCIIPHLRLLSTPSPRAQAAQPQPGGLVMLGDAGRCWVMLGDAGAASLAPVGGWETKGPLFFGPGGGAGTLHPGCWWWWAQGGLQDPGCPAPRYRLQPQHPQRQDFNKKHIMLPRASAAERFPAGRHCCRPWVQRPPTAPPARGLRGGFSGDTPPPPAAPQAAQRVPSP from the exons ATGAGATGGGGGGGCAACCCCACGGCAGCGGGATTTGGGGCTGGATATTTGACGAGGAGGTGGGCGCCGCGCAGCCGGGTGTATCGCGCGCCAGGAAGGGGTGGGAATCAGGTTTGGCCCCACGAATGTGCTTTGAAGCTCCCAGAGCTGCCGAGATGCCGGTGGTGGCACCTGCAGCATCTCCATCGCCGCGCTGGGCAGGGCGAGCTGCTTGGGGGTGCTCAGGGGTGGCAGATCCCCTCCCCGAGCCCGGCGAGAGGCAGAGCCGGGGCAGCCAAGCGAGCTGGGATCGCCTGGGCAGCCGGGATCTCTGCCGGGACTAATCCTGCCGCCCCTTATCAGATGCTGCCACCTTGCCTCCGCTCGCTCCGCCAGCCAAGCTGGGTGCAGCTGGTGTTATCCGGCCCTTTATCCCCCAGATTAGACGCTTCACAGTGGATTAGCATGTCACATTCTAATGCAGAAAAATTGATGATTAAAAAGGACTTTTCCCTCTGTATTATTCCCCACCTCCGCCTCCTCTCCACCCCATCCCCGCgggcacaggcagcccagccccagccgggGGGACTGGTGATGCTGGGCGATGCTGGGCGatgctgggtgatgctgggtGATGCAGGAGCTGCATCCCTGGCTCCTGTTGGGGGATGGGAAACTAAAGGTCCCTTGTTTTTTGGACCGGGGGGGGGTGCTGGCACGCTCCAtcctggctgctggtggtggtgggctcAGGGTGGGCTTCAGGACCCCGGCTGTCCCGCCCCGCGTTATcggctgcagccccagcatccGCAGCGCCAGGACtttaataaaaagcacattATG CTTCCCCGGGCCAGTGCTGCCGAGCGCTTCCCAGCCGGGCGCCACTGCTGCCGCCCCTGGGTGCAGAGACCACCTACAGCCCCACCGGCTCGGGGTCTCCGGGGGGGGTTCAgtggggacaccccccccccccccgcagcgccACAGGCAGCCCAGCGTGTCCCTTCACCGTGA
- the SMARCD1 gene encoding SWI/SNF-related matrix-associated actin-dependent regulator of chromatin subfamily D member 1 isoform X2: MAARAGFQSVTPSGGGGGAAAGAGALGPGTPGGPVRMGPAPGQGLYRSPLPGAAYPRPGMLPGSRLAPQGPAMGPPGYGGSPAVRPGMAQASLDQARKRPAPQQLQQVQPQAVPNRNHNAKKKKMADKILPQRIRELVPESQAYMDLLAFERKLDQTIMRKRLDIQEALKRPIKQKRKLRIFISNTFNPAKSDAEDGEGTVASWELRVEGRLLEDSALSKYDATKQKRKFSSFFKSLVIELDKDLYGPDNHLVEWHRTATTQETDGFQVKRPGDVNVRCTVLLMLDYQPPQFKLDPRLARLLGIHTQTRPVIIQALWQYIKTHKLQDPHEREYVICDKYLQQIFESQRMKFSEIPQRLHALLMPPEPIIINHVISVDPNDQKKTACYDIDVEVDDTLKTQMNSFLLSTASQQEIAALDNKIHETIETINQLKTQREFMLSFARDPQGFINDWLQSQCRDLKTMTDVVGNPEEERRAEFYFQPWAQEAVCRYFYSKVQQRRQELEQALGIRNT; encoded by the exons ATGGCGGCGCGGGCGGGATTCCAGTCGGTTACTcccagcggcggcggcggtggggcCGCTGCCGGGGCCGGCGCGCTGGGTCCGGGCACGCCGGGCGGGCCGGTGCGCATGGGCCCGGCTCCGGGACAGGGCCTGTACCGCTCGCCGCTGCCGGGAGCCGCCTACCCG CGCCCCGGAATGCTACCGGGCAGCCGGCTGGCGCCGCAGGGCCCCGCCATGGGGCCGCCCGGTTACGGCGGGAGCCCGGCGGTGCGGCCCGGGATGGCGCAGGCCAGCCTGGACCAGGCCCGCAAGCGGCCGGCGccgcagcagctccagcaggtgCAGCCGCAGGCCGTGCCCAACCGCAACCACAA CGCTAAGAAGAAGAAGATGGCTGACAAAATTCTACCTCAGAGG ATTCGTGAACTCGTACCCGAGTCTCAGGCCTATATGGACTTGCTGGCTTTCGAAAGAAAACTGGACCAGACGATCATGCGGAAACGCTTGGATATCCAGGAGGCTTTGAAGCGACCCATTAAG CAAAAACGAAAGCTACGTATTTTTATCTCCAATACCTTCAATCCAGCCAAGTCTGATGCGGAGGATGGTGAAGGGACAGTTGCCTCCTGGGAGCTCCGGGTGGAAGGACGGCTGTTGGAAGAC TCTGCTTTGTCCAAATACGATGCCaccaagcagaaaagaaagttcTCATCCTTCTTTAAATCTCTGGTCATTGAACTTGATAAAGACCTGTATGGCCCTGACAATCACCTGGTAGAG TGGCACAGGACTGCGACGACTCAGGAGACGGACGGCTTCCAGGTGAAGAGGCCGGGAGATGTAAACGTGCGCTGTACTGTCCTTCTGATGCTGGATTACCAG CCTCCCCAGTTCAAACTGGATCCCCGCTTGGCTCGTCTCTTGGGGATTCACACTCAGACGCGCCCGGTGATCATCCAGGCGTTGTGGCAATACATCAAGACTCACAAGCTGCAGGACCCCCACGAGCGGGAGTATGTCATCTGTGACAAATACCTCCAGCAG ATATTTGAATCTCAGCGGATGAAGTTCTCTGAGATCCCCCAAAGGCTTCACGCGTTGCTTATGCCCCCGGAGCCGATCATCATTAATCACGTGATCAG TGTTGACCCAAACGaccagaagaaaacagcctGCTATGACATTGACGTGGAGGTGGACGATACCTTGAAAACTCAGATGAATTCCTTCCTGCTGtccacagccagccagcaggaGATCGCGGCGCTGGATAACAAG ATTCATGAAACAATAGAGACAATTAACCAGCTGAAGACACAGCGTGAGTTCATGCTGAGCTTTGCCCGAGATCCTCAGGGCTTCATCAACGACTGGCTACAGTCCCAGTGCCGGGATTTAAAG ACAATGACTGATGTGGTTGGGAATCCTGAAGAGGAGCGTAGAGCTGAGTTCTACTTCCAGCCATGGGCTCAGGAAGCCGTGTGCCGATACTTCTACTCCAAG GTGCAGCAAAGACGGCAGGAACTGGAGCAGGCCCTGGGAATCCGTAACACATAG
- the SMARCD1 gene encoding SWI/SNF-related matrix-associated actin-dependent regulator of chromatin subfamily D member 1 isoform X1, whose translation MAARAGFQSVTPSGGGGGAAAGAGALGPGTPGGPVRMGPAPGQGLYRSPLPGAAYPRPGMLPGSRLAPQGPAMGPPGYGGSPAVRPGMAQASLDQARKRPAPQQLQQVQPQAVPNRNHKPRGEMLGFGVQAGPPGIGGAKKKKMADKILPQRIRELVPESQAYMDLLAFERKLDQTIMRKRLDIQEALKRPIKQKRKLRIFISNTFNPAKSDAEDGEGTVASWELRVEGRLLEDSALSKYDATKQKRKFSSFFKSLVIELDKDLYGPDNHLVEWHRTATTQETDGFQVKRPGDVNVRCTVLLMLDYQPPQFKLDPRLARLLGIHTQTRPVIIQALWQYIKTHKLQDPHEREYVICDKYLQQIFESQRMKFSEIPQRLHALLMPPEPIIINHVISVDPNDQKKTACYDIDVEVDDTLKTQMNSFLLSTASQQEIAALDNKIHETIETINQLKTQREFMLSFARDPQGFINDWLQSQCRDLKTMTDVVGNPEEERRAEFYFQPWAQEAVCRYFYSKVQQRRQELEQALGIRNT comes from the exons ATGGCGGCGCGGGCGGGATTCCAGTCGGTTACTcccagcggcggcggcggtggggcCGCTGCCGGGGCCGGCGCGCTGGGTCCGGGCACGCCGGGCGGGCCGGTGCGCATGGGCCCGGCTCCGGGACAGGGCCTGTACCGCTCGCCGCTGCCGGGAGCCGCCTACCCG CGCCCCGGAATGCTACCGGGCAGCCGGCTGGCGCCGCAGGGCCCCGCCATGGGGCCGCCCGGTTACGGCGGGAGCCCGGCGGTGCGGCCCGGGATGGCGCAGGCCAGCCTGGACCAGGCCCGCAAGCGGCCGGCGccgcagcagctccagcaggtgCAGCCGCAGGCCGTGCCCAACCGCAACCACAA GCCCCGCGGGGAGATGCTGGGTTtcggggtgcaggcagggcccCCTGGAATCGGAGG CGCTAAGAAGAAGAAGATGGCTGACAAAATTCTACCTCAGAGG ATTCGTGAACTCGTACCCGAGTCTCAGGCCTATATGGACTTGCTGGCTTTCGAAAGAAAACTGGACCAGACGATCATGCGGAAACGCTTGGATATCCAGGAGGCTTTGAAGCGACCCATTAAG CAAAAACGAAAGCTACGTATTTTTATCTCCAATACCTTCAATCCAGCCAAGTCTGATGCGGAGGATGGTGAAGGGACAGTTGCCTCCTGGGAGCTCCGGGTGGAAGGACGGCTGTTGGAAGAC TCTGCTTTGTCCAAATACGATGCCaccaagcagaaaagaaagttcTCATCCTTCTTTAAATCTCTGGTCATTGAACTTGATAAAGACCTGTATGGCCCTGACAATCACCTGGTAGAG TGGCACAGGACTGCGACGACTCAGGAGACGGACGGCTTCCAGGTGAAGAGGCCGGGAGATGTAAACGTGCGCTGTACTGTCCTTCTGATGCTGGATTACCAG CCTCCCCAGTTCAAACTGGATCCCCGCTTGGCTCGTCTCTTGGGGATTCACACTCAGACGCGCCCGGTGATCATCCAGGCGTTGTGGCAATACATCAAGACTCACAAGCTGCAGGACCCCCACGAGCGGGAGTATGTCATCTGTGACAAATACCTCCAGCAG ATATTTGAATCTCAGCGGATGAAGTTCTCTGAGATCCCCCAAAGGCTTCACGCGTTGCTTATGCCCCCGGAGCCGATCATCATTAATCACGTGATCAG TGTTGACCCAAACGaccagaagaaaacagcctGCTATGACATTGACGTGGAGGTGGACGATACCTTGAAAACTCAGATGAATTCCTTCCTGCTGtccacagccagccagcaggaGATCGCGGCGCTGGATAACAAG ATTCATGAAACAATAGAGACAATTAACCAGCTGAAGACACAGCGTGAGTTCATGCTGAGCTTTGCCCGAGATCCTCAGGGCTTCATCAACGACTGGCTACAGTCCCAGTGCCGGGATTTAAAG ACAATGACTGATGTGGTTGGGAATCCTGAAGAGGAGCGTAGAGCTGAGTTCTACTTCCAGCCATGGGCTCAGGAAGCCGTGTGCCGATACTTCTACTCCAAG GTGCAGCAAAGACGGCAGGAACTGGAGCAGGCCCTGGGAATCCGTAACACATAG
- the ASIC1 gene encoding acid-sensing ion channel 1 isoform X1, giving the protein MLPLPAGQRRRQWCQDEAGECSAVASVLLPSAESRRKANRRWGLQGCREAASLLPAASPGAGSIPPPCTTSPGPPPSSATRSLGAIPVPHGDLEVTHCVPAGFCARSYHLNRGSSQILPKPAPVSRRMDLTPGRTLPLPDVPVPRGTGRWACRCHQGRMSAATAWGHRSILPPGRHSLGRCCSRSVLQEFWKKTSGSSRPVEEPAEAGIWWHQKQPGSRRGAPGWSSRSGCQGPAAGTEEAAWVGDTPAAHAHTRAHPCWPDLAAPQAPQGSTGSFKASASSVLLEPATSLLHPASCSQRVPGDPGSPQNRPSLLLSSLLLIYPPLRPLRASLPSSPSLPLASRSFSPCLSSELAPSSFPPLPHPPRNRTTTEDPQVVGQHPPATAGTPRRTMPLQIFCTISFSREEGPSDAAAPGKGEDGADEFLYGQEEEEEEEEDAGAATDLVAFASSCTLHGLSHIFVEGSLGARQALWALAFLLSLSVFLYQVADRIVYYLEYHHVTLLSEEDSPEMTFPAVTFCNINRVRVSQLSHQDLLYLAPLVDYEPGMELGFSPAQPDPWDEDEPLNLYGFFNRTCHQLEDMLLSCSYRGQQCGPGDFAVVFTRYGKCYTFNAGQDGKPRLITMKGGTGNGLEIMLDIQQDEYLPVWGETDETSFEAGIKVQIHSQDEPPLIDQLGFGVAPGFQTFVSCQEQRLIYLPPPWGDCKAVAGDSEFYDTYSITACRIDCETRYLVENCNCRMVHMPGDAPYCTPEQYKECADPALDFLVEKDNEYCVCEMPCNVTRYGKELSMVKIPSKASAKYLAKKYNKSEQYIGENILVLDIFFEALNYETIEQKKAYEVAGLLGDIGGQMGLFIGASILTVLELFDYAYEVIKHRLCRRGKCHKNHKRNNTDKGVALSMDDVKRHNPCESIRGHPAGMTYAANILPHHPARGTFEDFTC; this is encoded by the exons ATGCTTCCCCTCCCCGCGGGCCAGCGCCGGCGGCAGTGGTGCCAGGATGAGGCCGGAGAGTGCTCTGCGGTTGCATCGGTGCTTTTACCAAGCGCTgagagcaggagaaaagccAACCGCaggtgggggctgcagggctgcagggaagcGGCATCtttgctcccagcagccagcccggGTGCTGGCTccatccccccaccctgcaccaCCTCCCCGGGACCCCCACCCAGCTCAGCAACAAGAAGCCTGGGTGCCATCCCTGTCCCCCACGGGGATCTGGAGGTGACCCACTGCGTCCCGGCTGGGTTCTGCGCAAGGAGCTATCACCTGAACCGTGGCAGCAGCCAAATCCTGCCCAAACCAGCCCCGGTGTCGAGGAGGATGGACCTCACACCGGGCAGGACATTGCCTTTGCCAGATGTCCCCGTGCCCCGCGGCACTGGGAGATGGGCCTGCAGGTGCCACCAGGGCAGGATGAGTGCCGCGACAGCCTGGGGACACCGTAGCATCCTTCCTCCTGGCCGGCACAGCCTGGGCCGGTGCTGCAGCAGGTCGGTGTTGCaggaattttggaaaaaaacctctggcTCCAGCCGCCCTGTGGAAGAGCCCGCAGAAGCCGGCATATGGTGGCACCAGAAACAGCCTGGCAGCCGGCGGGGAGCGCCTGGCTGGAGCAGCCGCTCAGGCTGCCAGGGCCCCGCAGCGGGGACGGAGGAGGCGGCGTGGGTCGGTGACACGCCGGCAGCCCACGCACACACCCGTGCACACCCGTGTTGGCCGGACCtggcagcccctcaggccccccagggcagcaccgGGAGCTTCAAGGCATCGGCGTCGTCGGTGCTTCTGGAGCCTGCGACGTCGCTGCTCcatcctgccagctgcagccagcggGTCCCAGGGGACCCGGGGAGCCCGCAGAACCGCCCCTcgctcctcctctcctccctgctcctcatATACCCCCCTCTCCGTCCCCTCCGAgcatccctcccttcctctccctcgCTCCCGCTCGCCTCTCGCTCCTTTTCTCCGTGCCTCTCCTCTGAACTtgccccttcctccttccctcctctcccccaccccccgagGAACCGAACCACCACTGAAGACCCCCAGGTTGTGGGCCAGCACCCCCCCGCCACAGCTGGGACCCCCCGCCGGACCATGCCTCTCCAGATATTCTGCACCATCTCCTTCTCCCGCGAGGAAGGACCGAGCGACGCCGCAGCCCCCGGCAAAGGAGAGGACGGAGCAGACGAGTTCCTGTAcgggcaggaggaggaggaagaggaggaagaggacgCCGGGGCAGCCACGGACTTGGTGGCCTTCGCCAGCAGCTGCACGCTGCACGGGCTGAGCCACATCTTTGTGGAGGGCAGCCTGGGCGCCCGGCAGGCGCTCTGGGCGCTggccttcctcctctccctctccgTCTTCCTCTACCAGGTGGCCGACCGCATCGTCTACTACCTGGAGTACCACCACGTCACGCTGCTCAGCGAGGAGGACAGCCCTGAGATGACCTTCCCCGCCGTCACCTTCTGCAACATCAACCGCGTGCGGGTCTCGCAGCTCAGCCACCAGGACCTGCTCTACCTGGCCCCCCTGGTTGACTACGAGCCCGGGATGGAGCTGGGCTTCTCCCCGGCTCAGCCCGACCCCTGGGATGAGGACGAGCCCCTCAATTTGTACGGGTTTTTTAACCGCACTTGCCACCAGCTGGAGGacatgctgctgagctgcagctacCGGGGCCAGCAGTGCGGTCCCGGTGACTTCGCGGTG GTCTTCACCCGCTACGGGAAGTGCTACACCTTCAACGCGGGGCAGGACGGGAAGCCCCGGCTCATCACCATGAAGGGGGGCACCGGCAACGGCCTGGAGATCATGCTGGACATCCAGCAGGACGAGTACCTCCCCGTGTGGGGGGAAACAG ACGAAACCTCGTTCGAAGCTGGGATCAAGGTGCAGATCCACAGCCAGGATGAGCCCCCGCTGATCGACCAGCTGGGCTTCGGGGTGGCTCCCGGCTTCCAGACCTTCGtgtcctgccaggagcagcgG ctcatCTACCTGCCGCCTCCCTGGGGTGACTGCAAGGCCGTGGCGGGCGACTCGGAGTTCTACGACACTTACAGCATCACCGCCTGCCGCATCGACTGCGAGACCCGCTACCTGGTGGAGAACTGCAACTGCCGCATGGTGCACATGCCAG gTGATGCCCCTTACTGCACCCCGGAGCAGTACAAGGAGTGCGCAGATCCAGCCTTAG ATttcctggtggaaaaggacaaCGAGTACTGCGTCTGCGAGATGCCCTGCAACGTGACCCGCTACGGCAAAGAGCTCTCCATGGTGAAGATCCCCAGCAAAGCCTCCGCCAAGTACCTGGCCAAAAAGTACAACAAGTCGGAGCAGTACATCGG GGAGAACATCCTGGTGCTGGATATCTTCTTCGAAGCCCTGAACTACGAGACGATCGAGCAGAAGAAGGCGTACGAGGTAGCCGGTTTGCTGG GTGACATCGGGGGGCAGATGGGGCTGTTCATCGGGGCCAGTATCCTCACGGTGCTGGAGCTGTTTGACTACGCCTATGAG GTGATTAAGCACCGGCTGTGCCGGCGGGGCAAGTGCCACAAGAACCACAAGCGGAACAACACGGACAAGGGCGTCGCGCTGAGCATGGACGACGTGAAACGCCAC AATCCCTGCGAAAGCATACGGGGCCACCCGGCCGGCATGACGTACGCAGCCAACATCCTACCTCACCACCCGGCCCGGGGCACCTTTGAGGACTTCACCTGCTAA